The Yoonia sp. SS1-5 genome contains a region encoding:
- a CDS encoding HlyC/CorC family transporter yields the protein MEPTISDAAFWITAGAIFVLLILSGFFSGSETALTAASRGKLRTAADKGNKGAERALKITEDNERLIGSVLLGNNVVNILATSLATAVLTQLFGQNGVAAATLIMTLLVLIFAEVLPKTFAITYPESVAARVAAPIGAVVLIFSPVVTAVRYLVRGVLFLFGVRTDPDSHILAVREEIAGALSLGHSEGIVEKEDRDRILGALDLNDRTVEEVMLHRSGIEMVDAALPPEEILEKILTSQYTRLPLFKGEQENIVGVIHAKDLLRAMQKLMSGGQTKGLKEFDVMRVAMEPYFIPETTTLGEQMRNFLKRKTHFALVVDEYGGLEGLITLEDILEEIVGEIADEFDEHEEGQIEPTSDGAYIVDGGMTIRDLNRAHDWNLPDEEANTVAGLVIHEAQLIPVAGQVFSFHGFRFEVLEKAQNRIATLKIRKL from the coding sequence ATGGAACCCACGATATCTGACGCGGCCTTTTGGATCACGGCCGGCGCCATTTTTGTCCTATTGATCCTGTCGGGGTTTTTCTCTGGCTCGGAAACGGCGCTGACGGCGGCGTCACGGGGAAAGCTGCGCACCGCTGCCGACAAAGGCAACAAAGGCGCAGAGCGCGCGCTGAAAATCACCGAGGATAACGAGCGGCTGATTGGCTCTGTCCTGCTGGGCAACAATGTCGTCAATATTCTGGCCACATCGTTGGCCACGGCCGTTCTCACCCAGCTTTTCGGGCAGAACGGGGTCGCGGCAGCGACGCTGATCATGACACTGCTTGTGCTGATCTTTGCAGAGGTGCTGCCAAAAACCTTTGCCATCACATATCCCGAATCGGTGGCGGCCCGTGTTGCGGCACCAATTGGGGCGGTTGTGCTGATATTCTCGCCCGTGGTGACGGCTGTCCGCTATCTGGTACGCGGCGTGCTGTTTCTGTTTGGGGTCCGGACCGATCCGGACAGCCATATCCTTGCCGTGCGCGAGGAAATCGCCGGCGCACTGTCGCTTGGCCATTCCGAAGGTATCGTGGAAAAAGAAGACCGGGATCGGATTCTGGGCGCGCTTGACCTGAATGACCGCACCGTCGAAGAGGTGATGCTGCACAGGTCCGGCATCGAAATGGTTGATGCCGCATTGCCGCCAGAAGAGATTCTGGAAAAAATCCTGACCAGCCAATACACCCGCCTGCCCTTGTTCAAGGGCGAGCAGGAAAACATCGTGGGCGTCATCCATGCCAAGGACCTGCTGCGCGCGATGCAAAAACTGATGTCCGGCGGCCAGACTAAGGGCCTGAAGGAATTTGACGTCATGCGGGTCGCGATGGAGCCTTATTTCATCCCCGAGACAACGACCCTTGGCGAACAGATGCGCAATTTTCTGAAGCGCAAGACGCATTTTGCCTTGGTGGTTGATGAATATGGCGGGCTTGAGGGTTTGATCACTCTCGAAGACATCCTTGAAGAAATTGTCGGCGAAATCGCCGATGAATTCGACGAGCATGAGGAAGGCCAGATCGAGCCCACATCAGATGGCGCCTATATCGTTGATGGCGGCATGACGATCCGGGACCTCAACCGTGCGCATGACTGGAACCTGCCCGACGAGGAGGCAAACACCGTCGCTGGCCTTGTTATTCACGAGGCACAATTGATCCCGGTCGCAGGTCAGGTGTTTTCTTTCCATGGCTTCCGCTTCGAGGTGCTTGAAAAGGCGCAAAATCGGATCGCAACCCTGAAAATCAGGAAGCTTTGA
- a CDS encoding alpha-glucosidase produces MAVDKDWWRGAVIYQIYPRSYQDSNGDGIGDLRGIVQRLPYIASLGVDAIWISPFFMSPMKDFGYDVSDYCDVDPMFGSLADFDAVVETAHRLGVRVMIDLVLSHTSDQHPWFAESRANRTNDKANWYVWADPKPDGTPPNNWLSIFGGSGWQWDARREQYYLHNFLTSQPDLNFHEPQVQEALLDVARFWLNRGCDGFRLDTINFYTHDAQLRDNPPLPPEKRNATIAPSVNPYNHQEHLYSKNQPENLAFLRKLRAVMEPYGAAAVGEVGDAQRGLEIMGQYTAGHDLMQMCYAFEFLAKDQPTPARIVEVLNRVDDVAADGWACWAFSNHDVERHASRWDLPPAAQRMFATLIMCLRGSVCIYQGEELGLPEADVAFEDLQDPYGIEFWPEFKGRDGCRTPMVWEPSNQNGSFSEAKPWLPVASEHLHLSVAAQEEEPGALLHHYRKAIAFRRAHSALSVGGHDKLQAKGDVVYFTRMDGDQTIFCAFNVSETPSDFDLPAGDWVRIGDDLGSAQVSADGRLHLGPWQVCLALKQ; encoded by the coding sequence ATGGCGGTCGACAAGGATTGGTGGCGCGGCGCGGTGATCTATCAGATTTACCCGCGCAGCTATCAAGACAGCAATGGCGACGGCATTGGCGATCTGCGCGGCATCGTCCAGCGGCTGCCTTATATCGCGTCGCTTGGGGTGGATGCGATCTGGATTTCGCCTTTCTTCATGTCGCCCATGAAGGATTTCGGCTATGACGTCAGCGATTATTGCGACGTTGATCCGATGTTCGGCTCACTGGCTGATTTTGATGCGGTGGTCGAGACGGCGCACCGGTTGGGTGTGCGGGTGATGATTGATCTGGTGCTCAGCCATACCAGTGACCAGCACCCATGGTTTGCCGAAAGCCGGGCCAATCGGACCAATGACAAGGCAAACTGGTATGTCTGGGCCGACCCCAAACCAGATGGCACGCCCCCCAATAACTGGCTGTCGATCTTTGGCGGCTCTGGCTGGCAGTGGGATGCACGACGCGAGCAATATTACCTGCACAACTTTCTGACATCCCAACCGGACCTAAACTTTCATGAACCACAGGTGCAAGAGGCGCTGCTGGATGTGGCGCGTTTCTGGCTGAACAGGGGGTGCGACGGGTTTCGGCTTGATACGATCAACTTCTATACCCATGACGCCCAGCTGCGCGACAATCCGCCCCTGCCGCCGGAAAAACGGAACGCAACCATCGCGCCATCGGTTAACCCGTATAACCATCAGGAACATCTCTATTCCAAGAACCAGCCCGAAAACCTTGCGTTTCTGCGCAAGCTACGGGCCGTGATGGAACCCTATGGCGCGGCGGCTGTCGGCGAGGTGGGCGATGCGCAGCGCGGGCTAGAGATTATGGGCCAGTACACGGCTGGCCATGATCTGATGCAAATGTGCTATGCGTTTGAATTCCTCGCCAAGGACCAACCCACGCCCGCCCGCATTGTCGAAGTTCTCAACCGCGTTGATGACGTCGCGGCGGATGGCTGGGCCTGCTGGGCCTTCTCGAACCATGATGTGGAACGACACGCCTCGCGCTGGGATCTGCCGCCTGCGGCGCAACGCATGTTCGCGACACTGATCATGTGTCTGCGCGGGTCGGTGTGTATCTACCAGGGCGAGGAACTGGGCCTGCCCGAGGCGGATGTGGCATTCGAAGACCTGCAGGACCCGTATGGCATCGAATTCTGGCCAGAGTTCAAGGGCCGCGATGGCTGCCGCACGCCCATGGTCTGGGAGCCCAGCAACCAGAATGGCAGTTTTTCAGAGGCCAAGCCCTGGCTGCCCGTCGCGTCAGAGCATCTGCACCTAAGCGTCGCCGCCCAAGAGGAAGAGCCGGGCGCCTTGCTGCATCACTACCGCAAGGCCATCGCCTTTCGGCGGGCGCATTCGGCATTAAGCGTCGGCGGCCATGACAAGCTGCAGGCCAAGGGGGACGTTGTCTATTTCACGCGTATGGATGGCGATCAGACGATCTTTTGCGCGTTCAATGTCAGCGAAACACCGTCTGATTTTGATCTGCCTGCGGGCGATTGGGTGCGCATTGGTGACGATCTGGGCAGTGCGCAGGTATCGGCGGATGGAAGACTGCATTTGGGGCCGTGGCAGGTTTGCCTCGCGCTCAAACAATAG
- a CDS encoding HpcH/HpaI aldolase/citrate lyase family protein: METPQNKLKAALVAGQVQHGIWLNTGTAVAAEIAGGIGFDWCLIDGEHGPNALTELGPQLRALTATGTQAVVRIPNADVWMIKQVLDLGAQTVLVPMVDTAEEAARLAHAMRYPPDGGRGMGGALARATGYGAVTDYVHTANAQMCLMVQAESAAAIQNLDAIARTDGVDGVFIGPADLSADMGYPGQPDHPDVVKTIEDAIARIVDAGKIAGIVTFDPADVPRYEALGVTFLGVGGDVHTFRTSLAALLGAVKAS; the protein is encoded by the coding sequence ATGGAAACGCCGCAAAATAAACTCAAGGCGGCGTTGGTCGCAGGTCAGGTGCAGCATGGCATCTGGCTGAACACAGGCACGGCTGTGGCCGCTGAAATCGCCGGGGGCATCGGGTTTGACTGGTGTCTGATTGATGGCGAACATGGACCCAACGCGCTGACAGAGCTTGGGCCGCAACTGCGCGCGCTGACAGCCACAGGAACCCAGGCCGTGGTGCGCATTCCCAATGCGGATGTCTGGATGATCAAGCAGGTTCTTGATTTGGGCGCGCAGACGGTTCTTGTCCCCATGGTCGACACTGCAGAAGAAGCGGCGCGTTTGGCCCACGCTATGCGCTACCCACCCGATGGGGGGCGTGGCATGGGGGGCGCATTGGCCCGTGCGACGGGGTACGGCGCGGTGACTGATTATGTGCATACGGCCAACGCACAGATGTGCCTGATGGTGCAGGCCGAAAGTGCGGCGGCCATCCAAAACCTTGATGCCATCGCCCGAACGGACGGGGTGGATGGTGTTTTCATCGGGCCTGCGGATCTGTCCGCGGATATGGGTTATCCCGGCCAGCCTGATCATCCGGATGTCGTCAAGACGATCGAAGACGCCATCGCGCGTATCGTTGACGCAGGCAAGATCGCGGGGATCGTCACATTCGATCCCGCTGATGTGCCGCGTTACGAGGCGCTTGGGGTAACCTTTCTGGGCGTTGGCGGCGATGTCCATACATTCCGGACAAGCCTTGCGGCCCTTTTGGGAGCGGTCAAAGCTTCCTGA
- a CDS encoding site-specific tyrosine recombinase XerD, translated as MARWVQTFLEAQAAELDAATNTQLAYARDLQDFAGWLADKGQHYATATQDQVEGYLIDCEAAGLAKSTRARRLSAIKQLYRFAFEEGWRTDNPAIQIQGPGRTQKLPKTLDIAEVDRLLDAARNSKRDALRNTCLMELLYATGMRVTELVSLPVAAARGDPRMLLVRGKGGKERLVPLSPPARTALAAYLVQRDANEDIAKKDGKPSSPFLFPSRGKLGHLTRHRFFGLIKEFAVAGGVSPAKVTPHTLRHAFATHLLAGGADLRSIQTMLGHTDVATTEIYTHVLDERLKELVLNHHPLAKTGKT; from the coding sequence ACGCCGCAACCAACACACAGCTGGCCTATGCGCGCGACCTGCAGGATTTCGCAGGCTGGCTGGCCGACAAGGGCCAACATTATGCAACAGCGACCCAGGACCAGGTCGAGGGCTACCTGATTGATTGCGAGGCCGCCGGCCTTGCCAAATCGACCCGGGCCCGCCGTCTGTCGGCGATCAAACAGCTTTACCGGTTTGCGTTTGAAGAAGGTTGGCGCACAGACAACCCCGCGATCCAGATCCAGGGGCCGGGCCGGACGCAAAAACTTCCCAAAACGCTGGATATCGCCGAAGTTGACCGGCTGCTGGATGCCGCGCGCAACAGCAAGCGCGATGCGTTGCGCAATACCTGCCTGATGGAACTGCTTTATGCCACAGGCATGCGCGTGACCGAATTGGTCAGCCTGCCGGTTGCGGCTGCGCGCGGTGATCCAAGGATGCTGCTGGTGCGCGGCAAAGGCGGCAAGGAACGGCTTGTGCCGCTGTCACCACCCGCCCGCACCGCCCTCGCTGCATATCTTGTGCAACGTGACGCCAACGAAGACATCGCCAAGAAAGATGGCAAGCCATCATCACCTTTCCTTTTTCCGTCTCGGGGCAAGCTGGGTCACCTGACACGGCACCGGTTTTTCGGATTGATCAAGGAATTTGCCGTCGCGGGCGGGGTTTCGCCTGCCAAGGTCACACCCCACACCCTGCGGCACGCCTTTGCCACGCATCTGCTGGCGGGGGGGGCTGATCTGCGATCAATCCAGACCATGCTGGGACATACAGACGTGGCCACGACCGAGATCTACACTCATGTTTTGGATGAGCGGCTGAAAGAACTGGTTCTGAACCATCATCCACTTGCAAAGACCGGCAAGACTTGA
- a CDS encoding ABC transporter ATP-binding protein translates to MADLKLTDVAKIYGGTVDVLRDINLDIKKGELIVFVGPSGCGKSTLLRMIAGLEKITGGTLEIDGTVVNDVPPAQRGIAMVFQSYALYPHMTVRDNMSFALKLAKKTPAEIDEAVNRAAKILQLDEYLDRLPKALSGGQRQRVAIGRSIVRDPKVYLFDEPLSNLDAALRVATRIEIAQLKELMPDSTMIYVTHDQVEAMTLASRIVVLANKGIAQVGSPLELYERPENEFVAQFIGSPAMNILPGEIIGTGAQTTIKMDGGGTAVSAVPTTGADMGLKVNVGVRPEDLIETTGEYLYEGTVNITEALGEVTLLYFEAVGGNDPVIGKLPGIHKDLRKKVVRLNADPAKVQVFHEGRSLYYR, encoded by the coding sequence ATGGCTGATCTGAAACTGACAGATGTCGCCAAGATATATGGGGGCACGGTGGATGTTCTCAGGGACATCAATCTGGATATCAAAAAGGGCGAGCTGATTGTCTTTGTGGGCCCCTCTGGATGCGGTAAATCCACGTTGCTGCGGATGATTGCGGGGCTAGAGAAAATCACGGGCGGCACCCTCGAAATTGACGGCACCGTGGTGAATGACGTCCCACCGGCACAGCGCGGGATTGCGATGGTGTTCCAGTCCTACGCGCTTTATCCGCATATGACGGTGCGCGATAACATGTCCTTTGCCCTGAAACTGGCCAAGAAAACCCCTGCCGAGATTGACGAGGCCGTCAATCGCGCCGCCAAGATCCTGCAATTGGATGAATACCTTGATCGCCTGCCCAAGGCCCTGTCCGGCGGGCAGCGCCAGCGTGTTGCAATCGGCCGGTCCATCGTGCGCGACCCCAAGGTCTACCTGTTTGATGAACCGCTCTCGAACCTTGATGCCGCCTTGCGCGTGGCGACCCGGATCGAGATTGCCCAGCTTAAGGAATTGATGCCCGACAGCACCATGATCTACGTCACCCATGACCAGGTCGAGGCCATGACACTGGCCAGCCGGATCGTGGTTCTGGCCAATAAGGGGATTGCGCAGGTCGGCAGCCCGCTAGAGCTTTACGAGCGTCCCGAAAACGAATTTGTGGCGCAATTTATCGGCTCGCCCGCGATGAATATCCTGCCGGGTGAGATTATTGGCACGGGCGCCCAAACGACCATCAAGATGGATGGCGGCGGGACGGCCGTATCGGCGGTGCCGACCACCGGTGCGGATATGGGCCTGAAAGTGAACGTTGGCGTCCGCCCCGAGGACCTGATCGAAACCACGGGTGAGTATCTTTACGAAGGGACCGTGAACATCACCGAAGCCCTGGGCGAGGTCACCTTGCTCTATTTCGAGGCTGTGGGCGGGAACGATCCTGTCATCGGGAAGCTGCCAGGCATTCACAAGGATTTGCGCAAGAAAGTTGTGCGCCTGAACGCGGATCCGGCCAAGGTGCAGGTGTTCCACGAGGGTAGGTCGCTCTATTATCGCTGA